The Quercus robur chromosome 7, dhQueRobu3.1, whole genome shotgun sequence genome has a segment encoding these proteins:
- the LOC126692110 gene encoding protein LITTLE ZIPPER 4-like, whose translation MDRLNSKLYLQNCYIMKENEKLRKKAQLLNQENQALLSELKQKLTKGPNPKNNAPNSNISDVNLNSSSNANPSSSSN comes from the coding sequence ATGGATAGGCTGAACTCAAAGCTGTACTTGCAGAACTGTTACATAATGAAAGAGAATGAGAAGCTAAGGAAGAAAGCACAGCTTCTTAACCAAGAGAATCAAGCACTGCTCTCGGAGCTCAAACAGAAGCTGACCAAGggaccaaacccaaaaaacaatgCTCCAAACAGTAACATTTCTGACGTCAATCTCAACTCCAGCTCAAATGCAAATCCTTCCAGTTCCAGCAACTGA